The genome window TGCCTAGATTCCTCATATACTTTGTAGCTAAGGAATATGTACCTCCATTGCCTGCATTAGCTTCTAATGGCCTGTGATTACTGCTTAGGTGAGATATAGAATGAAGAggaaagtgcaaagtctaactaaagccAATATAATAACTAGGCCAAATCAGCTGAGTCAGCTCAATTTAATAACTAGGCCAAATCAGCTGAGTCAGCTCAATATAATAACTAGGCCAAATCAGCTGAGTCAGCTCAATGCTCCCACATGCCACACGATGTGCTGCTGTTCATGTGCGAGAATTGCTTGTtgacagactttgcactttgccagcCATTTAAATCAGGGTCTATGATGGTAAAAAAGCAAGTACTATGAGACATGAAGTGTGATGGACCAGGAACGGGACAAAAACGGAAGAAGCCTTTATTTGGAAAGTTCGAGAACACAGTACAAAAAATACCCCAAAaaatctttgcccatataaggagtgTTAAGTGAAGCTGTactgcaagttagctctggggaaGCAAAAATCTTAGTTTGTCATCTTAATGTACCGAAGTTCACAGtacccactcgaaggcagaggacaaaagtgtgtaaaGCAAAATGTCTGCAATCCAGACTTCTTCGTCCCCACTAGAGTTTCACAGGTGCAATCAtttaaaatccccatgttatttcccCATAGCAATAGGAAAAATCACAAGATACCGGAACTTTTTTGTAGGCAAGCTTCATAGGTCTATTTTAAAATGTGTAAATTCCATCACAAATTCCTCAACAAATTTGACACTTGGTTTGACagtgatggtgctgtagtgtccatatccatttttggcttaaaaaaatatttcctaTATCTTTGTGGAGGTATATTCACCTGAATTTGACACCATTTTtaggaggaagagaaaataaAAGTTGGGTGTTGCTTCCCCTCTTACTGACTTTTGTTTCTGTGTAGAAGAGTGAGTCTTCATTAATACATTCTTCAAAGCTATATTTGTGAACTTTTCCGTTTACTGTGTTGAGGGTAGACAActttccattcatttcaatTGAATACTGAAGTTTAATCGGTGTAATCTATTAGTATAGTGTTTTTGCCTACACAATAACTGACAAGTGGCTAGGCTACTTAAGCTGTTCATTCAGCCATGAGCACACTTCCCCTAAACCACTGAAAATAGTGTGTTTACCTTGCCTAGGTGTACCTCAATCTCTGTTTAACGAATTAATATGTTTGTGTCAGTGCTGTAGCCTAAAATATAGGCCATGGCTGTGTTTGTATAGGCTTTTAATTGGGTGTATATCAATGACACGATTCAGCTGACATTCATCCTCcttatggcctccttacaccaaacaactttgacaagatttgggaaagattcttggaagattggagtcttttgaggaaagtttgaatggggggcattagttgaaagactacaatctttcaagaatctttcccaaatcttgtcaatattgtttggtgtaaggtggccataaGAACCCTTAGATACCGTCTCTTTTGGCGCACAGAACAACATCCGAGCTTCACtttgtgacttttattttgacgaCTATCTACAACGGTGATGCCAGAATTCTAACCGGATGTAGGTCCTGTCCCTGCCGGTACGGTGTCTATACTCGGTTTGTGATAGTTCTCTGTGGTGTTTTCCGTCATAACATTCTTAAAGAAAAATATTCGTTACCGTTTTCGGAAAAATGGCTGCGACTGCCAGCGCACAAAAGAAGCTGGTTCAGTATGTGGTGGTGCGGTCGGACTTGATTCACACCATGGCGTGGCCATTAGGAGCAGTAATAACGCAAGCCTGCCACGCCACCACCGCTGCCATACATTTATATTACAGTGATCCCGATACGCAGGATTATTTAGCAGACCTGGACAACATGCACAAAGTGGTTCTAGAGGTAGAGCAATATACAAATCATCTCCGTAGATAGGCTACTGCTATAGTGCCCATGGTTTACTTCTCTTTAGGCGACATGACACCCACCACCATTGCTTGCTTGTAGCTATCTTGATGTAGGCCTAAGACCATTTcacttttcccctcctctctgttctGCAGGCGAAAGACCAAGAGTCGCTATCGAAGCTTGCATCGACTCTAAGTGAAAAGGGTGTTGCACACAAACTATGGATGGAGCAGCCAGAGAACATCCCTACCTGCCTTGCCCTGAAACCCTACCCCAAAGAGACAGTGCAGCCATTCCTGCGCAAATTCAAACTGTTCAAGTGAACATGGACAAATACCTCTGtgtttttatagcctactgatGTCTGGTCTAAACACTCTCTGAGTTGACATCAAGCTCGGTCATCTCATCATCCTGCATCTATCTGCTGTTGGCCAATATGTTTTAATCCAGACAGAGGCCCAAAGAACTGTATAACAAATCTGTTTCAAGTTATTGTGTGTTACATGCATACCCTAATGcaggtttctttttcttttttgagcTGAAATAAAAGTCACTCTAAATCTTCCTGATAATCTTGTCATATGCACAAGACTCCCCTGTACTGAAAAAGTAAGCATGAATTCTGAAGTTCTACATTGTGACTTGCATTGGACCTTTCACaaatatgtaaaaaatgtatgaTAAGAAAATACAATAATGCATCAgaacagaaataaagaaaataaagaaaaaagctTAGGTGTAAGTAAAATCAGGGATGCAAACTGCTCACCTTTTAAGTGAGATTCACCTTGTTGATGCCAAAATAGTTCACTTCTGTGATTAATACAAGTCTGTGATTAATACAAGCTACAGATGCATTCCAGACAATGGAAGCCGGATCACGGTATGTTGATTGGCAACGGACTTCCGAGTTGTGTGGAATGCATCAAGGCCTTCTTGCTCTGTTGAAGAGGAAGCTGAAGAAGCAGGCGAGGAGACAAGAGATGTAGAAGAACTAatgttacagtacagtacacccccccccccaaggatGTACTAATTTCACCCCACACCTGAATTGGAGGAGCCTTTAGCCTTGTTCTGATATAATAATGGAAAAAGTAATTGATAataaatgagaaagagagagagaattgtggCATTAATTAATGCAACATTTAAACTGTGAGTTCATTGCCTATTGCTTCATTGCAATCTTGGTCCAAGATTCAAGAACAAAATCACATGTAGGTATGAATGCACACAAATAGGAACTGAATAcatggtgtttgtgtttatgaggGCATGTGCATTGTCAAGGACTGTAATTGATTCAGCATGTATTTAATCTTCTTCTCCAGCCAGTTACATCTCAAAACAACAGTGTCCCTTGTGCAGAAGGCACAATAGTCTCATATTAGAGTGAATATAgttatagtagtatagtataatatagtGGTGAatattgctgttttcattaaaacataGCCTAAAACATATGCCTAAAACCTTTATCTGTCATGCTTCTTCCCATTGGAATGCGACGGAACCGGAAGCGTCCAGTGAAGAGATGACGTAATGAAGAGTCTCCATTCCCAACCTAGGACAACACTGTGTTGAAGAACAAAACTTTGGTGAAGTCGGATTCCAGGATTACAGAAAGTTACTTAAAGTCTTTTGACGCTTTCTTTGTTGATTTTAACGTGCAATACGTGACCCAGATGTGGAATTATTGATGGATTCGCGGTATGAGATTCAGCGGAGGGCCGGTGGAAGTGGCTTTAGCGGGGGCTCCGCCAATGCATCCCCCGCTCTCACCGGAGCTCAGTCTCGGCGCAAGAAGATGCCACCTAGACCGGCCGACTATAAACTTCAAATAATCATCATTGGCTCCAGGGGGGTTGGTAAGACCAGCCTAATGGAAAGGTTCACAGATGACACGTTTTGTACAGCCTGCAAGTCAACTGTTGGTAAGAAAACACAAAAGGCTAGCATGAACGTTGTCCTGGTAGAATGCATTCTAGCTAGCGACAGTAGCTGTCATCGTCTTTATCTGTGTGCAAGTTAGCTTGAAAGTTAGCAAGCTAGGTTGACGGATGTTTTAGGTTTCTGTTAGTTATTGTCAATCAGGCAGAAACTACTGGAGAACTTTTAATCTTTAGCTGCAACGTGTGCCCGGTAATTCCATAACTCTTTAGCTGACATTAACATTTCACGTCAGTTGACAGTCAAACACCAGAGTGACAAATTATATGTTGCCGTATTAATTTTCAGACGCAAACATTAAACAGTCGGATCTCACTGTTGCAAACAATAACTGAAGGCAGAACTATCAAGTTATATATTCACTTGTAGATTTGACCTTTCAGTGTCCCAGTACAAGTCAAGGCATGAGATTTTAAACGGCACTCTCGCGTCAGGGAGGTGTTTACTTACTCGCGTGTGTTCAAAACATTGGCAACCTGAGAACGCAACAACAGACGTCGACGAGACACCCCGGGCCCAccattctgttgtgtgtgtggccttcatACAGGCACGCGTAGCTTTAGATCCCTGTAGTTATTAGACTAACCTGGGCAAGACATCTTACGTGGAATCAGTAGATGGCAGTCAGATCATTTGTCTAGATCTATGTTAAAGATAATCTCTGCTTTTTATGGCATTACACTGTTATAAATTGCTGAATTTGCCCTACCTTGCCCTTTTGAAAACGATTCATTGCAAACCAGTtctgcactgatgcagtcataTATTTATCCAATTAAGTACTGCCGCCAGCATGATATGGGCCTGACAGAGGCATGCCTGGAATCGTAACCTGTCAACGGTTCCAACTCTGCTTGGTAGACAGCAGTCTACTGTTCCTATGCAAGCTAGGCCCATGAGCTCAAACTTGTGAGTCTCATTACCAGCCAATTCATGCAGAAAGGCCAAGATCAATGCATCAGTCAAATATGTATCAGTGCCATGCCATTTAGTTGTTACAGCTGAACCATGGCTGTGTGTGATTTAAATGCAACCCCTGCTGATCAGATTGATCAGTAATCAGATTGTGGCTATTATCTGTTGTCTATCCATAACTAGTGTCAGCTAGGCCTATACCACAGGATCCTTTTACATGTGAAGTTCATGTGGGTCATCTCAACAACACTATAGGCACTCTTGTGATGAAAAGGCTAGGAAGAATCCATCCAGCACTGTTGAATGTTCTCCTATGAGGAGATGTTTGGGTCAGGGGATTTCAGGGGATCACCACCACCATACATTGTACAACCATCTGACTGCAGGAGTGGAGGCTGGTGTGATGGACCTCTCAGATCGCATAAAGCACAGCCCTCAGCAGTCTTGTGCAACCCATGGCTCTGTAAGAGGATCCTCCTGCCTGCTCGTCTGCCTGCGTGCACAGAAATGGACACTTACTGCCattgccccccaccccacatagTTGTGCTAGTCTCAGATCAGAAGAttaaacatacacgcacacacacacacacacacacacacacacacacacacacacacacacacatacacagggtgATTACACGGCAGCTGTGAGAGAAGGgggtctctttctctttctctctctatcaaacacacacacacactcactcacacacacacacacacacacacactcaaacatacacacacacactcacacacactcacacatgcccCAACACAGCCAGCTCCCTTCACAAATCTCCTTCCCGAAATAGTGCTTGCACACAGCTGCTATGGTCGGCCTCCCAGTTCTGCTCACTCATGCCGGTGACACAGCTGAAGTCTCACGACGCCACACAGTCACATGAGCATCAGTCACATGATCACCATCATTTCCCAGAATTTCCATGGGCCTCCTCCAGCTGATCCACCTGCTAGGACAGAGAGCCAAGGGATTTGTTAGCCTCCCTTTTTATATTTTGAGGGGGCTTTATGAAGCTAGGACAGTAGAGATTCGAGAATGACCGGAAACCTGTGGCATTGAGACCTGGGGGTGAcatcgggaaacagtcggaaccAAAGTGGGGTCTCCAACCGTGGAAACCTGGAACCACATGAGGTCGGGATGccgctccccccacccccccttagCTTTGAGTGAAGGAACACTCCTGTGTTCTCACCCCCTgttcctttatttatttagggCCAGGCAGAGGAAGTGAATGTGAACAACATCTCCAATTTCCAGAAGTTTCTCATGGTTTGTCTCAATAATCCAGCCTGTGTTTCGGTTTGTGTTTGAGTTGGGCTTCATTTCAGAGGGGCAGTCCAGCCCAGTACGCTTCCAAATATATTTCACTTTCATTTATTCTATTTTAGATGAAAGTGCCCTTGAAGTTCACTGATCCTTTATTTACAGTGGAAAAGAAGGGGGGTGGTCGATATGCCAGGATGTGCTCATaagagatctctctctctctctctctctctctctctccacatctctccatctccatggcTCGCTCTGTCTGTGGCATCTTGCTCCAGCTCAGAggaatgtatgtgtatgaggtGTCTCTTAGCAGACAGCGGCAGAGTCCAACTCTGCTACAGACCTGAGCCGGGGCCGGCCCTGAGCTGGCCCTTAGCCCTCTGACGCTCTGCTGCCAGCGCTGCAGATGAAAACTCACTTTGCCTCCTCATGCCTCCCCCACCCTCTGACTTGTCTTtcactgtctcactctctcttttatgTCCTTTTTATGTCCTTATATcctcatctatctatctatctatctatctatctctctcgctctccgcTCTCActctacactctctctcctctttctctctctctctctctttctctcgctctcactctacactctctctccactctctctcctctttctctctctctcttcctccctccctcccctcccttgctccttttctttttcttgtgtcttctgctgtatttttttgtctctctcttcttcttgttCAAACCATATCTGCTCTATCACATTCTCTGTATTTccccactgtctctctcttttccccctcccctctgtttgtgtttatatcttcctctctgtctctctctcaaggGGTGGACTTCAAGATCAAAACGGTGGAGCTGCGTGGGAAGAAGATCCGTCTGCAGATctggtgagtgagtgaatgagtgagtgagtgagtgagtgagtgagtgaacgaatgaatgagtgggtcagtgagtgagtgaatgaatgactgaGAGGAACAGGAAGCCTTGACACCGACTCAATCTTCCTGCATGTCTAACTTCCTGTCTGTGTCTGGACCATGCAACCCTGTGTCCAGTCATAGTCAGGACCGTCACTGATAAACCAAACCCCCATCCTCCTGCGTCAGGATGAGTGCAGGAGGAGAAATGAGACTTAGAGGATGTCTGTGCTCAGTGTTACCCCAGGAGAGGAATGGACATCATACAGCTATTTgagtcattccgtgtcaaatcagataagtTTGTTGCTGAACCGTTTTGTTTAAATCCTGGATATATATCATGAATTGGTCCCAAAACCAAGGTCTGTGAAATATTTCTGCTTCCAAAACCATGGTCTGTGAAATATCTGTTTTTTCATAGTTATTATTTGATATTATTTCAGTTTTAAAGTCCAGTGGTCATGTGAATATTGCGTCTTGCGGACgtgttattttcattttttgagGACGCACACTAGTGAATTAGTTTCCCCTTAAGGGATTGATAAAGTTACTATGGATCTATCCATCCATTCAACGCAATGAAAATATGAAGGATATCGTGACAGCCATGGTGTGACACTTGCAATTCCAAGAGGCCTAAAAGAAGCGCAGTCCTGGTTGTAGGAGTGACTCAGCTGTCAAATATAGCTGACTCCGCATCCCTTGGGGAACCTGTGCCCTTGTATCTGTCCTAGGGTTACAGCAGCTCTATCCCCTGATGTTTAAGTAAGCAGGTTCTAGATTGGGACAGCAGAAATATGATTTCTGTGTGATTGCAGTGTATGATTGCATAACGTACGACTCTTGGTGATATAAGAAGTTTGACTGTAAAGTAAGCCAAGTGGTGTTTAGTTGAGGCTTTTATCATAAGCGCCAGCACAGTCTTACAACGTCAGAGTTTTCAAACCCATGTCTCTGAGGTGGCCACGTCTCTGCTGCTCCATCACACCCTTCTGTCTATTGAGAAGGCGTCTCTCTGAATTAGAGGAGAGACTTGACTGCCTCTGGACCCCCTGAAACTACAGAAGCCACAATAGAATAAGACACTCAGCAATCACAGACCTCCGCCAAAAGcctaaagtataagtatatactcttttg of Alosa sapidissima isolate fAloSap1 chromosome 1, fAloSap1.pri, whole genome shotgun sequence contains these proteins:
- the ptrhd1 gene encoding putative peptidyl-tRNA hydrolase PTRHD1 isoform X3, producing the protein MAATASAQKKLVQYVVVRSDLIHTMAWPLGAVITQACHATTAAIHLYYSDPDTQDYLADLDNMHKVVLEAKDQESLSKLASTLSEKGVAHKLWMEQPENIPTCLALKPYPKETVQPFLRKFKLFK